In a single window of the Littorina saxatilis isolate snail1 linkage group LG5, US_GU_Lsax_2.0, whole genome shotgun sequence genome:
- the LOC138966806 gene encoding probable lysosomal cobalamin transporter: MSIPSSVLAAGWIPFVVVLVLTLLFSAFYIRYYMSKYDSELSSTLTAIFALSVTLLTSDLVPVDIFLVSYMKNSDGTFKDWANSSTTRSDLESSVLYAYYALYGIICFCFFILLPFMYFFYEEKEENSTCKSRCCTSLKYLIVFVIIAAVLLLIGAFVPTKSPPSQNSTDWQKIQDLFEGLGSNGGEDAISFVISVLSLFGMLGFVTYTAYGMSALPIELLAGKKSVKKERLAVRSDRESTEGRRQAIRDKYGIGRPASSRDRSRDANLEEEERQLVRRERHLEAEEKSWLRKCLVVLRPLEILFGILSLLLGVLIFISLLMTNIDKAMHGLGYKMGYALPTRHLPNPIDIVLVYCQKVFPLDYILMTGVIVYFVLCSMTGVRRIGIWFLWIRMYKVRPRRTVPQGLLMFCMILMFLILAVNIIVYELTPQYSSFGSQHYLKNSTGTGNTTTYSLEPCTTEASTGECTITRMSLLLTRFFYKMWFFGAAYYFLTWGFLGFVLLGFIVAVVRGRRSAIQGEVDSDDFEESDDELIRA; encoded by the exons ATGTCGATTCCCAGCTCAGTCCTCGCGGCTGGCTGGATCCCGTTTGTAGTCGTTCTTGTG TTGACGCTGCTTTTCTCTGCATTCTACATCCGCTACTACATGAGCAAGTATGACAGTGAGTTGTCCTCTACCCTGACTGCCATCTTCGCCCTGAGTGTCACGCTGCTGACCTCTGACCTGGTGCCAGTTGACATTTTCCTCGTCTCGTACATGAAAAACTCTGATGGAACCTTCAAG GACTGGGCCAACAGCAGTACAACAAGGAGTGACCTGGAGAGTTCAGTGCTCTATGCCTACTATG CCCTGTATGGTATCATCTGCTTCTGTTTCTTCATCCTTCTGCCCTTCATGTATTTCTTCTatgaggagaaagaggagaacTCAACCTGTAAATCG CGATGCTGCACCAGCTTGAAATACCTGATCGTGTTTGTGATCATCGCTGCTGTCTTGTTACTGATTGG AGCTTTCGTGCCAACCAAGTCACCTCCCAGTCAGAACAGCACAGACTGGCAAAAGATACAGGACTTGTTTGAAGGACTTGGCAGCAATG GCGGGGAGGATGCCATTTCCTTTGTGATCAGCGTGCTGAGTTTGTTTGGAATGCTGGGCTTCGTCACCTACACA GCCTATGGAATGTCAGCCCTTCCCATTGAACTTCTGGCTGGGAAGAAGAGCGTCAAAAAGGAACGCTTGGCTGTACGCTCTGATAGGGAATCCACAGAGGGACGTCGCCAAGCCATCCGTGACAAG TACGGGATTGGCAGACCCGCCTCGTCTCGGGACCGAAGTCGTGATGCAAACTTGGAGGAGGAAGAACGACAGCTGGTTCGCCGTGAGCGCCACCTGGAAGCCGAGGAGAAGAGCTGGCTCCGGAAATGTCTGGTGGTCCTGCGACCGTTGGAGATCCTCTTTGGCATTTTGTCCCTTCTGCTTGGTGTGCTGATCTTCATCTCTCTGCTGATGACCAA catTGACAAGGCGATGCACGGTCTGGGCTACAAGATGGGCTATGCTCTGCCCACACGCCACCTGCCAAACCCCATCGACATTGTCCTTGTCTACTGTCAAAAG GTGTTCCCTCTGGACTACATCCTAATGACGGGGGTCATTGTGTACTTTGTGCTGTGCTCCATGACGGGTGTGCGCAGAATTGGCATCTGGTTCCTCTGGATCAGG ATGTACAAGGTCAGACCACGACGCACAGTCCCACAGGGTTTGCTGATGTTCTGCATGATCCTGATGTTCCTGATTCTGGCTGTCAACATCATCGTGTATGAGCTGACGCCACAGTATTCCTCGTTTGGTTCCCAGCACTACCTG AAAAATTCCACTGGAACAGGCAACACAACCACTTATTCCCTGGAACCATGTACTACAGAGGCTTCTAcag GCGAATGCACCATAACTCGTATGTCCCTGCTCCTGACACGGTTCTTCTACAAGATGTGGTTCTTCGGCGCTGCTTACTACTTCCTCACATGGGGTTTTCTTGGG